In Mugil cephalus isolate CIBA_MC_2020 chromosome 19, CIBA_Mcephalus_1.1, whole genome shotgun sequence, the genomic stretch TCCCCCTGTGGGTCACAGACACCGGTTTAGACCTGGACTCAGAGTCCTGAATTAAGATATATAGGAGCAGGAAAGGTTTGGGCCActaaaagcaaatgtttttaatttatgttcCAGTTCATAAAGTATTTGAGTGAGGCAGCTTACATATGGCACATGATTTCTTTCTGATGCTTGTAGAAGAAACTTGCTAAATaattcttcctgtttcctgtgtcgtcatttttttttacagccatGATTACAAGCAGTTTACGGCACATAACTGCACTATTAATaacaagatttaaaaacaacatttacactctccttctccttttttagTCAAAGTAGTCCTTTGCATTTCATCTTTACAAGTGGCCAGTTTTTCTGTTCTCCCACATTTGGCACAACTGCTACAGCTGAGCTGTTATCTCTTGCTAATAAAGGGCCGTTCCATCCTATCCACGTACCTTCAGGTAGGCCATAGTAAGCAGAGGCAGCAGGGTGAAGGGCACCAGGTAGAGAAGTGCAGGCTGAGCAGCACGATGGATCCTGGAGGCCACAGTGGCGGTCAGCAGACCTGAGGAAAACACGTCAACATGTTCAGAACACGTGTGCACAACGCAGGAAACTTGGGTTAACACCTGAAGATTCTCAGAAGCATCACTTCCTTCGGAAAATTGCACcttttaaaacataaacaacacaaacaaaaaaaacaaacacatttgagCTTTTACATCCACCCGTCCACTGATTGACTGCTTACCCACAAAGTATCCGATGAGAGTGCAGTGGAAATAGGAGACGCGCTGCATGCGTCCGGACATGTTTCCCGGCCCTGGGACTTCCCCATTCGCTTGCTTCTTGTAGTTATCGTAGCGCAGGACGAAGCACAACAGCAGCCCCGGCATCACGATGTCTCCTATGCCTAGCATTGAGAAGTGACTTCCTGTGGAGCTGCACGAATGAAAACAGTAGAAGTAAGGCCGACTTGTTGGAACGTGTGGACGCCATTACTCACATACTAATGTCGACAACAAGCAGTCTGGCTCTGGATTAATCACACGTTCAAAAACATTCCacagaaaaatgagaagaagaaaaaaaaaggtgtcatcCTCAAATACTTTGCTTCGTTTGTCAGAATAAAACCCAAATATGTTCAGGTTGGTTGATGTAACAGTTTCAATATGAACATAGTTCACAGTTCACAGGTGCCTCCAAGTTTGAGTGTTCCTGGTCAACAATGAGACTCGAGTAGACACGGTTCAGTGCAAGGTCAGAGAGACGTCTGTGCTGTAGTTTGTATTAAAGGGCCATGAAACTAAAGGTCGACAAAAACCTGTTCCACCTCCTTAAGTGAAAGCACAGTTTGTCTATGTCTATAGGTCTGGGCGTTATACCGGTTCACAACAAATACCAGTATTGTTGTGATATGAATTTGTGATATATCGGCATACCATATATATCTGATTACACAGCGGTCTGAACACTGCACCGTGAGacgctgtttcagaccggatCATTTTCAAGATgcaaaggtctgaaaaatgaagcagcagaacgagaagacttgtgccaaaaaaaataaaataaataaataaataaaggtgtcTTGTTGGTTGTTTCAGGGTTTTTTATGtcgtccccaatttctggggacagtcccagttttggatgacctgtcccccgggcAAAGATGTCCCCAAAAATGTTtccaattttaactttttatgaatgagggaaaaaaaaaaatgttgcacatagacaacaattattacggtagcaggaattgctgctattgacattacagacatagaagtttaaatatgtttgaatatgaataaatatgtcaaactgTAACTGAAACCGTAACTGTCCCTGTttcgtctttctttctttcttttaatatcagagctgtaaatgtccccagatttccacaccAGCAGccagtgctaacacagggccatgcaaacctgttttactactagtgagGGATTACTCTACAATAtttaatcatcatcacagtaaaatagttcatccttagcCGATCGACTGAattaattcctctcaaccagtggaaaatgttgtgaataagAGACTatgcgtgaaaaaaaaatactctgccTCCTCTAGATctatattaaaatacataaaataacataaaatcatCAATCATGCACAACAATAACTCTAACAGGAGATTTTATATATGGTTTGACCATATTGTGCATCTTTAAGTcaaacaattattattaaatagcAAATAGTATTTTTGCTAAACTAAAAATCAGGAGATCACAAAAACTTCATGAATCATGAATCGAGGATCTTAAGTCACATGACCTTTAAAGAGATGATAGCATTTAGCAAACTGATCATCAGTGACTGCGTAGAGGCTGATCTGAAACTAATCCTGACTCAATGTGTACAGATTGGACACGTCACCACCTTCAACTCCCTGAAGAAAGAATTACCTGGGAAACACCAGTTTTCCGGGTAAGGAGAGACGGGGCACGTCTCGGCCCATCCCCGGCCCCAAGTGGAGCTTCCTGGACAGAACGTCTATGGGATTTTCAGCAGGTTGGGTGGCAACTTTGACCATCACATTACTATTGAAGATGTAGGCTGAGAAAAACACctggatggagagaggaggcagCAGTTAGCGCTCTTcaccagaacaaaaaaaattagttgttgttgtgtgtaacAATTGTCTGAAATAAAGATGATGAAAGGAAATCGTCATCATCCTAGTTTGCGCTCAGGGAGACTTGTCATCTTTCTTGGCTTGCacacttttctttaaatgattaacctttctttatctttctttctgtgattTTGTTTGATCACTAATGTCAATACATCATACGTCCAAGTTCCTTCTAAACACGGTGCTGTTTAATATAAAATCCGTCACTTCCTCGGGAGCAGCAGGTACCAGCCCGAGGCCGTTaacaacaaatatattaaaaaaaaaaaaaaaaaaaaacagcagtcaTAAACTtgaatcattattattttgcgcAAGCTGCCGACACAGACTTTATTATACCGAGCGTCTCCTTGTATATACAatgtgtgtcaatgtgtgtgcgTCAGCTGTGATGCGGCTTTAAGTTTGTAGTTCGTACCCAGAACACATCGTAAATGAGCAGTCCTGACAGCAGCAGGCAAGACACCTTCAGGCTGGGAAGTCGCACGAAGGCGATCATGGCGACACACAGGCCCATGGCTAAAGCTGCAGACAGGGAAAAACACAAGACGTAAATAAATGCGTTTATAGTCGAACTCAAATGTCTGTACTGCTCTGGAAAactaaatacacaataaaaatattgtaaataggACAACTGCATGcatctttatttactttaatactTAAATCTTAAATACCAGACTTCCTATTTATAGCAGCttagaaataaatatgttcTTCTTGTGTTACTATGCAACAGCCTGTTTAATCTTtcttaaccctttgacttccacatgaagaaatacgattaatcacgattaaacaTTATTCATTTCTAATCTATGTTAATAGTGTACACCGCAAACTAAGTATTTTGACACAGATTCATGCAAAATAGATATTGAAGGTGTATGATGTGTATTTTCGAGCTATGGTCATCTCTTTAAACGCACCAtagctcaaaaagtataaaagccacagcttagatatttgtatgtATAACGTGTCACAAACTGTCCAACTGAATACTAAGCAATGGTTACTGTTGATGTTAATGACTGTTAATGAGAATGCAGACTTcaagtttgagtttgacattCACAGAAGTGACCTCCCGACACATCCTCGATAAAACCAAAGACGAAAGAACACATCCATCCTTTCGGATCGGTCCTTGGTCAGATGCGCACTTTGAATTAAAACTGTCCTTACACAGCACGTACAGACAAGAACGCTTATTGAGAGtcactgcagtaaaaaaaaaaactacccaCCATCCATGAGGAGCCAGTGTCCAGTCAGTACCCAGATGAGCACCAACataacagagagggagaaggacagGAGCTCAGCCAGAGTGAAGCGCCCACAGCAACCGAACGAGATCCTGCAGTAAAATGGAGAGAAGGAGGTAAAGTCGCACTGAAGCATTCATGAGAAAACGTTTCATCGCTGAGCTGCCCATGTGTGCTCAGTTATTTCTGAAGGACAACTCAGATAAGACTGACGGTTTGCTGAGGGACTGGAGGAATGTAAAGATACATTTCTCTCACTATATTGTTAATGAAAAATCGTTACCTAAACTGACGTCCTTTTAACTGACAGCTCCACTGCAGAAATTCTTATTTTGGAGTTTCTGTTTGGTTACCAAAGAGCTCCAGGCTCATTACCACCACCCTCAGTGTCCTTATTGACATTTAGATTTTACCACAATACGATACACGTGAAATGGCGAAACGCAGCTTGTGGTGCAACCTTTATTTGTCAGGGCTCAGgtaacacaaaacagcaaaaactaACACGGAGCAAAAAATGGTTTTTGGGGTTTTCCCTGTATTTGCCCCGAATATAGAGgctgtgtttctcttttataGATACAATGTGTGTGCAGTAACAGACTTCAAACAGATTCCACTGTTACTTCCTAGAGTTTAGATAGTGAGCACGTTACTTGACACTTGCAACTGAGACGACGATAATATGCATAAAAGATctttatgaatatttattaaaaggcgcaacaaaaaaaacagcatggaGCAGTCTGAGCAACATTTACAGCCACAAAGAATCCACATGATTTCCTTACTTGTTCTGTGGGGAGCAGGGTCTGGTCAGATACTGGCACATTGGCAGCAAGAGGAATGCAAATGCAATTGTTGCAAGGACTGAGGAGAGGAACAAAGCACAGCAGTGAGACCTGAAGCCTAATACACCTAGACGGCCTGTTGCAGTCGTTTCTGTCTGTTCAATGAGGCAACTAATGGTGTTCAGTTTCAATAATCAACTCTGTAAAAGAGGTCCTCCCCAGTGTGTAACTACCGAACAGAAACCCGTATAGTCATTATACAGCTGTAGCGCTGTTGTGTCACGATGAGCGAGGAGGTGGTTACCTGCAGTGCAGATGGTGAAGACCACCTGTACCGAgtcgaagaagaagaacatgactagcagagacacagaggctCCTATGGGCAGGAACAGGGCCTGTGTGGAGTCTATAGTCTGAATGCCTGAAAGACAAATGAACATACAACGTGTTCAAATTACACAGAACTAGAATACAAAcctcagaaaacattttgtctgaCTATTTTCCCGGCTCttactgttgtttgtgttgctgttgttgaaagACCCCGTTGTCGTTGGGTTTCCATCTTTATCCTTCTCCTGGTTCTCACAATCCATGTTTAATGACctgcaggagggagagagaggagcagaggaggatcGTGTGACCTGGCCATcagcaaaaagtaattttaCAGTGAATTAGACGGCGGCCCGTGAAATCAGACGGTTCCTACGTACGTGAATGTTACTGTTAATAGGAGGCGACACGAGGTCTCGTTTAAAAATACAGCCCTGTGCTTTAAGGAGGTTTTAAGGTTTGTGGAAAAGTAGAAACACAGATGGAGTACACGACTTCACTCCCAATATATGCTGACATTTTGACAAGCCACATTAGCAGAAGAAACacatataatacattttataacGATAAATGATTTCAC encodes the following:
- the sppl3 gene encoding signal peptide peptidase-like 3 isoform X2 — protein: MAEQGYSSWAYSLVDSSQVSTFLISILLIVYGSFRSLNMDCENQEKDKDGNPTTTGSFNNSNTNNSIQTIDSTQALFLPIGASVSLLVMFFFFDSVQVVFTICTAVLATIAFAFLLLPMCQYLTRPCSPQNKISFGCCGRFTLAELLSFSLSVMLVLIWVLTGHWLLMDALAMGLCVAMIAFVRLPSLKVSCLLLSGLLIYDVFWVFFSAYIFNSNVMVKVATQPAENPIDVLSRKLHLGPGMGRDVPRLSLPGKLVFPSSTGSHFSMLGIGDIVMPGLLLCFVLRYDNYKKQANGEVPGPGNMSGRMQRVSYFHCTLIGYFVGLLTATVASRIHRAAQPALLYLVPFTLLPLLTMAYLKGDLRRMWSEPFHAKTSSSRFLEV
- the sppl3 gene encoding signal peptide peptidase-like 3 isoform X1, whose amino-acid sequence is MAEQGYSSWAYSLVDSSQVSTFLISILLIVYGSFRSLNMDCENQEKDKDGNPTTTGSFNNSNTNNSIQTIDSTQALFLPIGASVSLLVMFFFFDSVQVVFTICTAVLATIAFAFLLLPMCQYLTRPCSPQNNRISFGCCGRFTLAELLSFSLSVMLVLIWVLTGHWLLMDALAMGLCVAMIAFVRLPSLKVSCLLLSGLLIYDVFWVFFSAYIFNSNVMVKVATQPAENPIDVLSRKLHLGPGMGRDVPRLSLPGKLVFPSSTGSHFSMLGIGDIVMPGLLLCFVLRYDNYKKQANGEVPGPGNMSGRMQRVSYFHCTLIGYFVGLLTATVASRIHRAAQPALLYLVPFTLLPLLTMAYLKGDLRRMWSEPFHAKTSSSRFLEV